A single genomic interval of Aegicerativicinus sediminis harbors:
- a CDS encoding O-antigen translocase, translating into MRRLLNFFDRTLLLRIASINSLSVVIRMLVGFLTSKVLAYYVGPSGLAMVGNLRDFFNGLRSFSTLGFYNGIVRYLAENKEKSQENTKLISTSFLSVIVISVLLGIVLSFYSSDLAAYLFSGNTVFSYVLIIFGVTLPLLSLNTLFMASLNGRSEFKKLLQIQIAGQILAATITIVLIWNYLLKGALIAVVLSEVALLFILLFYRPIIKPILSQLSKKSFCKTYLLKLGGYSIMALVSAILLPLVYIIIRNYIISNLGSAEAGYWEGMNRLSRYYLMFISTLLTLYILPKFSGAEDSLVFRKEVFNFYKSILPWFGIGLIVIYFLREQIIKLVFTEEFLPMKNLFLFQLLGDLVKVMALVISYQFLAKKMIFSYVITELISVGLFYLLSTYFIRIYGIQGVVIGYFLNYCFYFLILLYMFRKPLILKQV; encoded by the coding sequence TTGAGACGACTTCTAAATTTTTTTGATAGGACTTTATTGCTGAGGATAGCTTCCATAAACTCGCTGTCAGTAGTTATACGTATGTTGGTTGGTTTTTTAACCTCTAAAGTTCTAGCATATTATGTAGGGCCTTCAGGGTTGGCTATGGTTGGGAACCTTCGAGATTTTTTTAATGGGTTACGCTCCTTTTCTACTCTTGGTTTTTATAATGGAATCGTAAGGTACTTAGCTGAGAACAAGGAAAAGTCTCAAGAAAATACCAAATTAATCTCCACATCATTTTTAAGCGTGATTGTAATATCTGTATTACTAGGAATAGTACTTTCCTTTTATTCTAGTGATCTCGCGGCCTACCTATTCTCTGGTAATACTGTTTTTTCATATGTCCTAATAATTTTTGGGGTCACCTTGCCATTATTGAGTTTAAATACCTTGTTCATGGCCAGTTTAAATGGTCGATCAGAATTCAAAAAACTTTTACAAATTCAAATTGCTGGCCAGATTCTGGCAGCAACCATTACCATAGTTTTAATTTGGAATTATTTATTAAAGGGCGCTCTTATAGCTGTCGTACTTTCAGAGGTGGCCCTATTATTTATTCTTTTGTTTTATAGACCAATTATAAAACCTATTCTTAGTCAATTATCAAAGAAATCTTTCTGTAAAACATATTTGTTGAAACTTGGGGGATATTCCATTATGGCATTAGTATCGGCCATTTTATTACCATTGGTTTATATTATTATTAGGAATTATATCATTTCAAATTTGGGATCCGCAGAGGCTGGATATTGGGAAGGAATGAATCGATTGTCCAGATATTATCTGATGTTTATAAGTACGTTGTTAACCCTGTATATTCTTCCCAAATTTTCTGGAGCTGAAGATTCACTTGTTTTCAGGAAAGAGGTCTTCAATTTTTACAAATCAATATTGCCGTGGTTTGGCATTGGTTTAATTGTAATTTACTTTCTCAGAGAGCAAATAATTAAACTGGTTTTTACCGAGGAGTTTCTTCCCATGAAAAATTTGTTCTTATTTCAATTGTTAGGGGATCTTGTTAAAGTGATGGCATTGGTTATTTCCTACCAATTTTTAGCCAAGAAAATGATCTTTTCATATGTTATTACTGAATTAATTTCGGTCGGATTATTTTACCTTCTTAGTACGTATTTCATCAGAATATATGGGATTCAGGGTGTGGTAATTGGTTATTTTTTAAATTATTGTTTTTATTTTTTGATCCTCCTTTATATGTTTCGAAAACCTCTAATTTTAAAACAAGTTTGA
- a CDS encoding phytanoyl-CoA dioxygenase family protein: MKENCKIFIDGEEFSFEVEGKFFIGDDEILYSTTDCLINHLPWSGLGYDNIEILDKVEFGDLKEEINRLLIDIIGKAIPETDLTSFSLEEYHRFVSTDHHHQKVIERTRNLEISDFNFNINDLCDKIGEHLHLKLSSFIPELNKTHVQLRISRPNSLDINPPHRDGYLSYWRDILNLWVPIAGCNKLSSLPVLPGSHLLSEKYIVRTSAKSAKINGNTYYVPCILKTTDGPFKLYRPNPLYGEALIFTPFLIHGAAVNLNPNTTRISLELRLRING, translated from the coding sequence ATGAAGGAAAATTGTAAAATTTTTATAGATGGAGAAGAATTTTCTTTTGAAGTCGAGGGAAAATTTTTTATTGGTGATGATGAGATTTTATATTCTACCACAGACTGTTTGATAAATCATTTGCCTTGGTCTGGTTTGGGGTATGATAATATTGAAATCCTTGATAAGGTTGAGTTTGGCGATTTAAAGGAGGAAATTAATCGTTTATTAATTGATATAATTGGTAAAGCCATACCTGAAACTGACCTCACTTCCTTTAGTTTAGAGGAATACCACAGGTTTGTTTCTACAGACCACCATCATCAAAAAGTTATCGAAAGAACAAGAAATCTAGAAATTTCAGATTTCAACTTTAATATTAATGATTTATGTGATAAAATTGGGGAGCATTTGCATCTCAAATTATCATCCTTTATTCCCGAATTGAATAAAACTCATGTGCAGTTAAGGATATCTCGCCCCAACAGTTTAGATATTAACCCTCCACACCGAGATGGTTATTTATCTTATTGGAGGGATATTTTAAATTTATGGGTTCCTATTGCTGGCTGCAATAAATTGTCTTCATTGCCTGTTTTGCCAGGTAGTCATTTGTTGAGCGAAAAATATATTGTTCGTACATCTGCTAAATCGGCCAAAATTAATGGTAACACTTATTATGTCCCATGTATTCTTAAAACTACCGACGGACCGTTTAAATTGTACCGCCCAAATCCATTGTATGGAGAAGCCCTAATTTTTACACCATTTTTAATCCATGGTGCGGCGGTAAATTTAAATCCAAATACCACTAGGATTTCGCTGGAATTGAGATTGAGGATTAATGGATAG